One Amphiprion ocellaris isolate individual 3 ecotype Okinawa chromosome 5, ASM2253959v1, whole genome shotgun sequence genomic region harbors:
- the lrig2 gene encoding leucine-rich repeats and immunoglobulin-like domains protein 2: MAEGWPSPSVLVFMLLSLSARASESCPAACSCSKGQDEVYILDCNRRKLSVAQLDPPDGITQVTMNHNELTVLPFLGDVSSNITSLSLVHNRISELLMHQLQPYVSLETLDLTSNSISELKVGSFPSLQLKYLNLSNNKISVLEPGCFENISSSLLVLRLNRNRLAVLPSKVFKLPQLQFLEMKRNKIKIVDSLTFKGMDSLKSLKMQRNGITKLMDGAFFGLNNIEELELEHNNLTEVNKGWLYGLRLLRILRVSQNAVGIIRPDAWEFCQKLEELDLSSNHLTRLEETAFIGLGLLESLNLGENSISHLGEGVFSGLASLRTLDIHNNEISWAIEDSIGVFDGMKKLNTLILQQNKIKSITKKAFEGLEELEHLDLSKNGIMSIHPEALSHMKLKVFVLNTSSLLCDCHMQWLGPWLTDSQFQQSVSAICAHPTNLLGRNVLSISLEEFVCDDFPKPQITTHPETSVALRANNVTLSCIASSSSDSPMTTAWRKDGEVLYDAEVQNYARYQEGELIYTTVLHLLNVNFTDEGRYQCVVSNHFGSNYSNRAKLTVNELPSFLKTPMDLTIRTGTMARLECAAEGHPSPQIAWQKDGGTDFPAARERRMHVMPDDDIFFIANVKTEDMGVYSCTAQNAAGSLSANATLTVLETPSFMRPLEDRTVARGETAVLQCIAGGSPAPRLNWTKDDGPLVLTERHFFAAANQLLIIVDAGPADAGKYTCIMSNTLGTERGHIYLSVSPSPNCDTGTGYDQDGWTTVGIVVIVVVCCVVGTSLVWVIVIYHMRRKSEDYSITNTDEMNLPADIPSYLSSQGTLSEPQEGYSNSEAGSHQQLMPPLSNGYVHKGTDGVCYGDTGSEVETEGNGMLHCRVGSLFTGRSSFHPGEPREGLAGVSTGGAGPLVICSDCYDNANIYSRTRDYCPYAYLGEEDALDNPLPSLKESISEHAQHKDTTLESFISNQDPSVFLTSHDKRLSSHTPPEHYSNDFLSRSFWRDGEDAASKSQSGASQLPVTVLGTAPLTSAADVAVEKNEAEVDCFPSQCTQDHKSASNRTNLQEHPAPT, translated from the exons atggcGGAAGGTTGGCCCAGTCCTTCGGTTCTTGTCTTCATGCTGCTGAGTTTGAGTGCCAGGGCCAGTGAGTCTTGTCCAGCTGCTTGTTCGTGTTCAAAAGGACAGGATGAGGTTTATATTCTGGACTGCAACAGAAGAAAGCTGTCGGTGGCTCAGCTGGACCCCCCAGATGGGATAACCCAAGT CACCATGAATCACAATGAGCTGACGGTTCTTCCATTCCTTGGGgatgtttcttcaaacatcACCTCACTGTCGTT AGTCCACAATCGGATCTCTGAGCTGTTGATGCATCAGCTACAGCCATATGTTTCCCTGGAGACATTGGACCTTACATCCAACTCTATCTCTGAGCTCAAAGTTGGATCCTTCCCGTCTTTGCAACTGAAATATCT GAATTTGAGTAACAACAAGATCAGTGTCCTCGAGCCTGGCTGCTTTGAAAACATCTCCAGCTCCCTGCTGGTGCTGAGactgaacagaaacagattaGCAGTGCTGCCATCCAAAGTCTTCAAACTTCCACAGCTTCAGTTTCT TGAGATGAAGCGCAACAAGATCAAGATAGTGGACAGTCTGACATTTAAAGGGATGGACTCATTGAAGTCACTGAAGATGCAGAGGAATGGCATCACTAAGCTCATGGATGGGGCCTTTTTTGGACTTAACAATATTGAAGAATT AGAGCTGGAACACAACAACCTAACTGAGGTTAACAAAGGTTGGTTATATGGCCTGCGCTTGCTGCGTATCCTGCGGGTCAGCCAAAATGCTGTTGGCATCATTCGACCAGACGCCTGGGAGTTTTGCCAAAAGCTGGAGGAACT AGATTTGTCCTCCAATCACCTGACTAGACTGGAGGAGACAGCGTTCATAGGATTAGGTCTCCTGGAGAGCCTAAACCTGGGAGAAAACTCCATCAGCCATTTGGGAGAGGGAGTGTTCAGTGGCTTGGCAAGTCTGCGCACCCT AGATATCCACAATAATGAAATCTCCTGGGCCATCGAAGACTCCATAGGTGTATTTGATGGAATGAAGAAGCTGAATACACT aatCCTACAGCAGaacaaaatcaaatcaatcacTAAAAAAGCATTTGAGGGCCTGGAGGAGCTGGAACACCT GGACCTCAGCAAAAATGGCATCATGTCGATACACCCTGAGGCGTTGTCCCATATGAAGCTCAAAGTATT tgttcTGAACACGAGCAGCCTGCTTTGTGACTGTCATATGCAGTGGCTGGGTCCTTGGCTGACAGACAGCCAATTCCAGCAGTCTGTCTCCGCTATCTGTGCCCATCCTACCAATCTACTTGGTCGCAATGTTCTCTCCATCAGCCTGGAGGAGTTTGTTTGTG ATGATTTCCCAAAGCCTCAGATCACAACTCACCCAGAGACATCTGTGGCACTGCGGGCCAACAATGTGACACTGAGCTGCATTGCGTCCAGCAGCAGTGATTCACCAATGACCACAGCGTGGCGAAAGGATGGGGAGGTGCTGTATGATGCAGAAGTGCAAAACTACGCCCGGTACCAGGAAGGAGAGCTGATCTATACCACTGTGCTTCACCTCCTCAATGTCAACTTCACTGATGAGGGCCGTTATCAGTGTGTGGTCTCCAATCACTTTGGCTCCAACTACTCCAACAGAGCAAAGCTTACTGTCAATG AGCTGCCTTCCTTTCTTAAGACTCCCATGGATCTGACTATCCGGACTGGGACCATGGCCAGGCTGGAGTGTGCTGCTGAAGGCCATCCGTCACCGCAGATTGCTTGGCAAAAGGATGGAGGCACTGACTTCCCTGCTGCCCGGGAGCGCCGGATGCATGTGATGCCGGATGATGACATCTTTTTCATTGCTAACGTGAAGACAGAAGACATGGGAGTGTACAGCTGTACAGCTCAGAATGCAGCTGGTAGTCTGTCGGCAAATGCTACACTGACTGTCTTGG AAACTCCGTCCTTCATGCGACCACTTGAAGACAGAACAGTGGCCCGTGGTGAAACTGCTGTGCTTCAGTGTATAGCTGGAGGCAGCCCTGCTCCACGTCTTAACTGGACTAAAGATGATGGACCTTTGGTGCTAACAGAACGCCATTTTTTCGCTGCAGCCAACCAACTACTCATCATAGTTGATGCTGGTCCCGCTGATGCTGGGAAATACACCTGCATCATGTCTAATACTCTGGGTACAGAGCGTGGCCACATCTACCTGAGTGTTTCACCATCGCCAAACTGTGATACTGGCACAGGGTATGACCAGGATGGCTGGACTACTGTGGGCATCGTGGTGATTGTGGTGGTGTGCTGTGTGGTTGGAACCTCGCTGGTCTGGGTCATTGTCATCTATCACATGCGTAGGAAAAGTGAAGACTACAGTATCACCAACACAG ATGAGATGAATTTGCCAGCAGATATCCCCAGCTACCTGTCCTCTCAGGGTACATTGTCAGAGCCTCAGGAAGGCTACAGTAATTCTGAGGCTGGCAGCCATCAGCAGCTTATGCCTCCTCTCTCCAATGGATACGTTCATAAGGGCACAGATG GTGTGTGTTACGGAGACACGGGCAGTGAGGTGGAAACTGAGGGGAATGGCATGCTGCACTGCAGGGTTGGCTCTCTATTCACTGGCCGTAGCAGCTTCCATCCTGGTGAGCCTCGTGAGGGACTTGCTGGAGTTTCCACAG GTGGTGCAGGTCCACTGGTCATCTGCTCAGACTGCTACGACAATGCCAACATCTACTCTCGCACACGGGACTATTGCCCTTATGCCTATCTGGGGGAGGAGGATGCACTGGACAACCCTCTGCCAAGCCTGAAGGAGAGCATCAGTGAGCATGCTCAGCACAAGGACACAACACTGGAGAGCTTCATTAGCAACCAGGACCCTTCGGTCTTTCTCACCTCACACGACAAAAGGCTCAGCAGCCACACTCCGCCAGAGCACTACTCTAATG ATTTCCTTAGCAGGTCTTTCTGGAGAGATGGGGAAGATGCAGCCTCAAAATCGCAATCAGGAGCATCCCAGCTCCCAGTGACTGTACTCGGGACAGCCCCTCTGACTTCTGCTGCAGATGTGGCAGTGGAAAAGAATGAAGCAGAGGTAGACTGTTTCCCCAGCCAGTGCACCCAGGACCACAAAAGTGCCTCTAATAGGACTAACCTTCAGGAGCATCCAGCTCCCACATAG